From one Halothece sp. PCC 7418 genomic stretch:
- a CDS encoding diguanylate cyclase domain-containing protein, with product MTSDFKSVSQRIQGTLQDIQEFLDVDRVDLYQFLADGSGKVIAEVLSAQTPLPSLLHLRFPASDIPQVARDRFLKQRVRIAVDVGFGKQFQQFPYGQDQVTYTDASPCHLQYLKKLEIQASLTYPIIIRGELWGLLLIHHRNNRLWQKSQLSMLELLSERLTLLITTEQLSQCESTLLYREETLTTLRELLKSTENDASLQQVLEKVVAAYNGCGGRIFLQRLSGETKVYETGEQPDIKALQQVSECEVTLEETLAWQKNLLSCEQVDLEEVDYSLSVYHFDLTPDEPYVGLVLPLSSRSHREGYLTIFRHNQPQTVWWAGRPPQTAEERKQLRPSFAPWKQEVQLSAWQNWTTEEVNLGCAIAQLLTDHFQQQELSTAVNFQENYHAVTQLPNRAFFTEQLNLLISEQTRTNELFAIIFLDLDRFQQVNNTLGHTAGDQLLQQVAERLKTHFTPKNTILAHWHGDKFVIVLREVNQLDSAELEAAISLIGDCLQAPFPLLGHEVYVKASWGVAISPYDGDEAETLLLNAETAMYSAKQQGRNRYQVYSPSLRSPLNPLTLETEIRNSLQNNDFFLYYQPQMNLQTGEITAVEALMRWQHPQRGLLSPVHFIPFAEESDLICELGDWVLKTACEQLAQWREEGIKEIRVAVNVSGRQFQQAEFVETIQQILVETGIPPSALEIEITETTAAQNIDLTHWILKQLQDMGVSVALDDFGMGYSSLNAIKTFPLNTIKIDRNFIKDLNINTVDSAIVNSIITLAQGLNLRVVAEGVETLQQLQTLSNIPFPSTSPETSQEIQGYFLSEPLSAEEITEFLQNSLSKRLHFPSQKTSQTLDDHRTVTLSPEAENQTQFSQVGNSQLQQLLNQTRREQLVAQITQQVHGSLDLEEIFQVTVEEIRDFLQTDRVLLYRFDENWNGRVVIESVADNWEALFNREIDDPCFQVKSAPLYSNGRVLAIQDIETAEMTDCYRDMLRSFQVRANLVIPILNQDNLWGLLIAHHCRSSRNWHPTEVSLLKQLATQVGVAIYQAELYQKLQQANHKLEELAIKDGLTKIANRRWFDDTLDRQWQRLQREKRPLALILCDIDDFKPYNDYYGHQMGDQCLVQVAQALQNVAKRPDDLVARYGGEEFAIILPNTPGDKAMVVAERARKAVSRLKIPHLKSSTAPYITLSLGVGALVPSAENSRKELIRRADQALYAAKGWGRDRAINFLYQQ from the coding sequence ATGACAAGTGACTTTAAATCAGTATCACAACGGATTCAAGGCACACTACAAGACATTCAGGAGTTTTTAGACGTTGATCGCGTTGACCTTTATCAATTCTTAGCCGATGGTAGTGGTAAAGTGATTGCAGAGGTCTTGTCTGCTCAAACCCCCCTTCCTTCCTTGCTACACTTGCGGTTTCCAGCGTCTGATATTCCACAGGTAGCGCGCGATCGATTTTTAAAGCAACGAGTTCGCATTGCGGTTGATGTTGGTTTCGGAAAACAATTTCAACAGTTTCCTTATGGTCAAGATCAGGTTACCTATACTGACGCTTCCCCTTGTCATTTGCAATATTTAAAAAAGTTAGAGATTCAAGCAAGTTTGACTTATCCCATTATTATTCGGGGGGAATTGTGGGGCTTGCTGTTAATTCATCATCGTAATAATCGCCTTTGGCAAAAAAGTCAATTATCAATGTTGGAGTTGTTAAGTGAACGGTTAACGTTACTGATTACAACCGAACAGTTGTCACAATGCGAAAGCACCCTATTATATCGAGAAGAAACTTTGACAACTTTGCGGGAGTTACTAAAAAGCACAGAAAATGATGCTTCCCTACAGCAGGTTTTGGAAAAAGTGGTTGCTGCTTATAATGGCTGTGGTGGAAGAATCTTTTTACAACGGCTCTCTGGAGAAACCAAGGTTTATGAAACTGGAGAACAGCCTGATATCAAAGCCTTGCAGCAGGTCAGTGAGTGTGAGGTGACTCTGGAAGAGACACTGGCGTGGCAAAAAAATTTACTTTCTTGTGAACAAGTTGATTTAGAAGAAGTGGATTATTCTTTATCGGTTTATCACTTTGATTTAACTCCCGATGAACCTTATGTTGGTTTAGTCCTTCCGTTATCTTCGCGATCGCATCGGGAAGGCTATTTAACCATTTTTCGCCACAATCAACCGCAAACAGTATGGTGGGCGGGTCGTCCGCCCCAAACTGCTGAAGAGAGGAAACAACTACGACCCTCTTTTGCGCCTTGGAAACAAGAGGTGCAGTTGTCTGCTTGGCAAAACTGGACAACAGAAGAGGTGAATCTAGGCTGCGCGATCGCGCAACTGTTAACGGATCACTTTCAGCAACAAGAGCTAAGCACTGCGGTAAATTTTCAAGAAAACTATCATGCCGTTACTCAACTCCCCAATCGGGCTTTCTTTACAGAACAACTGAATTTACTCATCTCTGAACAGACAAGAACGAATGAACTATTTGCAATTATCTTTCTGGATTTAGATCGCTTTCAACAAGTGAATAATACCCTCGGTCATACCGCAGGGGATCAACTGCTGCAACAGGTTGCCGAACGTCTCAAAACCCATTTCACCCCTAAGAATACGATTCTCGCTCACTGGCATGGTGATAAATTTGTCATCGTGCTACGAGAAGTCAATCAATTAGATAGCGCGGAATTGGAAGCAGCCATCAGTTTAATTGGTGATTGTTTGCAAGCTCCTTTTCCCCTCTTAGGACATGAAGTGTATGTGAAAGCCAGTTGGGGGGTCGCCATTAGTCCCTATGATGGTGATGAAGCAGAAACCTTGTTGCTCAATGCGGAAACTGCTATGTATAGCGCGAAACAACAAGGGCGCAATCGTTACCAAGTTTATAGCCCTTCGCTGCGATCGCCGCTGAATCCCTTAACCCTAGAAACAGAAATTCGTAACTCTCTGCAAAATAACGATTTCTTTCTCTATTATCAACCGCAAATGAACTTACAGACAGGAGAAATTACTGCTGTAGAAGCTCTCATGCGTTGGCAACATCCTCAGCGCGGATTGCTCAGTCCAGTCCATTTTATTCCCTTTGCCGAAGAAAGCGATCTGATTTGCGAACTAGGAGATTGGGTCTTAAAAACCGCCTGTGAGCAACTGGCGCAGTGGCGAGAGGAAGGAATTAAGGAAATCCGAGTTGCAGTCAATGTTTCGGGTCGTCAGTTTCAACAAGCCGAATTTGTGGAAACCATTCAGCAAATTTTAGTAGAGACGGGAATTCCCCCATCCGCCCTCGAAATTGAAATTACCGAAACCACCGCAGCCCAAAATATCGATCTGACCCACTGGATTCTCAAACAGTTGCAGGACATGGGAGTGAGCGTTGCTCTTGATGATTTTGGCATGGGCTATTCTTCCCTCAATGCCATTAAAACTTTCCCTTTGAATACGATTAAGATTGATCGCAATTTTATTAAAGATCTTAATATCAATACCGTTGACAGCGCGATCGTTAATAGCATCATCACCTTAGCTCAAGGTTTAAACTTGCGTGTTGTTGCAGAAGGGGTGGAAACCTTACAACAACTGCAAACTTTAAGCAATATTCCTTTCCCCTCCACCAGTCCAGAAACCAGCCAAGAGATACAAGGCTATTTTCTCAGTGAGCCTCTCTCTGCGGAAGAAATCACGGAGTTTTTACAGAATAGTTTATCCAAGAGACTACATTTCCCTTCGCAAAAAACGAGTCAGACCCTAGACGATCACAGGACTGTAACCCTTTCACCAGAGGCGGAAAACCAGACTCAGTTTTCTCAGGTGGGTAATTCTCAACTGCAACAACTATTGAATCAAACTCGACGGGAACAATTGGTCGCTCAAATTACGCAACAAGTTCATGGGTCTCTCGATCTAGAGGAAATTTTTCAGGTCACTGTTGAAGAAATTCGGGACTTTTTACAAACGGATCGGGTGCTTCTCTATCGGTTTGATGAAAATTGGAATGGAAGAGTTGTCATTGAATCTGTTGCTGACAATTGGGAAGCCTTATTTAATCGTGAAATTGATGATCCTTGTTTTCAGGTTAAATCCGCACCTTTATATAGCAATGGGCGAGTATTGGCGATTCAGGATATTGAAACAGCAGAGATGACTGACTGTTATCGCGATATGCTGCGATCGTTTCAAGTGCGAGCCAATTTAGTGATTCCGATTCTTAATCAAGACAATTTATGGGGATTGCTGATCGCCCATCACTGTCGCAGTAGTCGGAATTGGCATCCCACAGAAGTCAGTTTATTAAAACAATTAGCAACACAAGTGGGGGTTGCGATCTATCAGGCAGAACTTTATCAAAAACTGCAACAAGCCAATCACAAACTCGAAGAACTTGCGATTAAGGATGGTTTGACCAAAATTGCCAACCGTCGCTGGTTTGATGATACCCTTGATCGCCAATGGCAACGCCTGCAACGAGAAAAACGACCCTTAGCCTTAATTTTATGCGATATTGATGATTTTAAGCCCTACAATGACTACTACGGTCATCAAATGGGCGATCAATGTCTTGTACAAGTCGCTCAGGCGTTACAAAATGTTGCGAAGCGTCCTGATGATCTGGTGGCGCGATACGGTGGCGAAGAGTTTGCCATTATCTTACCGAATACCCCCGGGGACAAAGCAATGGTGGTCGCGGAAAGAGCACGAAAAGCGGTCTCTCGTTTAAAGATTCCTCATCTGAAGTCCTCCACTGCTCCTTATATCACTCTCAGTTTAGGGGTCGGCGCATTAGTTCCTAGTGCGGAAAACAGCCGTAAGGAATTAATTCGTCGTGCGGATCAGGCGTTGTATGCAGCCAAAGGCTGGGGGCGCGATCGCGCAATTAATTTTCTCTATCAACAATAA
- the cbiT gene encoding precorrin-6Y C5,15-methyltransferase subunit CbiT, which translates to MINMASSIWPYKSPGIPDHLFERLPGIPLTKREVRLLLISYLRLEPNSVLWDVGAGTGTIPVESGLLCPEARIFAVERDEEVVDLIQHNCTRFGVKNVQVIQGVAPTCLDQLPELPHRVCLEGGREVHHILEQVWDYVQPQGRVVAVANNLESLYRLSEGFAKLQARNIEVVQSSVNRLETRGTTQVFAAVDPIFVLSGEKL; encoded by the coding sequence ATGATCAATATGGCTTCTTCCATTTGGCCCTACAAAAGTCCTGGCATTCCTGATCACCTTTTTGAAAGGCTTCCTGGGATTCCCCTCACGAAGCGAGAGGTGAGGTTATTATTAATTTCTTATTTACGCTTAGAACCCAATTCTGTCTTGTGGGATGTGGGGGCGGGGACGGGAACGATTCCCGTTGAGTCGGGGTTACTTTGTCCAGAAGCCCGCATTTTTGCTGTAGAACGCGATGAAGAAGTGGTTGATTTGATTCAACATAATTGTACTCGTTTCGGAGTCAAAAATGTACAGGTGATTCAAGGGGTTGCGCCGACTTGTTTGGATCAGTTACCTGAGCTTCCCCATCGCGTCTGTTTGGAAGGGGGGCGAGAGGTTCATCATATATTAGAGCAAGTGTGGGATTATGTCCAACCGCAAGGGCGTGTGGTCGCAGTCGCCAATAATTTAGAAAGTTTATATCGCCTCTCGGAAGGGTTTGCGAAACTTCAAGCCCGTAATATTGAAGTGGTGCAGTCGTCGGTGAACCGTTTAGAAACCCGAGGAACAACACAAGTTTTTGCTGCGGTTGATCCAATCTTTGTTTTGAGTGGAGAAAAGTTATAG
- a CDS encoding diflavin flavoprotein → MGQTATPIKPRDVQVADIGMNTKVLRSRTWEQLKFEVEYSRQKGTTSNSYLIQAEKIALIDPPGQSFTNIYLETLDNHLDWQQLDYIILQHVNPNRLATLKVLIEKASQATIICSKSALNALKDSLETTQIQIIKDQDTLDLGQGHQLKFLSVPTPRWVDGLCTYDPQTQIVYTDKFFGAHCCGEAIFDENWKQLDQDRRFYFDCLHAAQSKQLETALAKITPLPSKIYAPAHGSLIKYSLSRFRYDYQQWCQEQSQQELKVALLYASAYGNTAIMASAIAHGLMHSGVAVESINCEFASSEEITEAIQTCDGFIIGSPTLGGHPPTQIQTALGIILAHATKTKLAGVFGSYGWSGEAIDILENKLRDAHYSFGFEPIRVRFSPTAAMLEQGKQAGKIFTQTLKKTKKLRTPRQGITETKIDRTEQAVGRIVGSLCVLTTCQNHQHRGVLISWVSQATFNPPGIMLAISQEQSHQLIAQPGDQFVLNILKEGRTIRRLFSEQVSHSFDSVTTQSASNGCLVIEEGLAYLECTVQNRLTFAETPAQHSSDHILLYATVDRGELLENQGMTAIQYRKSGSHY, encoded by the coding sequence ATGGGACAAACTGCTACACCTATCAAGCCCAGAGATGTGCAAGTTGCAGACATTGGAATGAATACAAAAGTGCTACGATCGCGCACATGGGAACAATTAAAATTTGAAGTGGAGTATTCTCGGCAAAAAGGTACGACCTCCAATTCCTATTTAATTCAAGCGGAAAAAATCGCTCTCATTGATCCCCCAGGGCAATCGTTTACTAATATTTATTTAGAAACTCTAGATAATCATTTGGATTGGCAACAGTTAGATTACATCATCTTACAGCACGTTAACCCCAATCGTTTAGCAACCCTAAAAGTTTTAATTGAAAAAGCCTCACAAGCAACAATTATTTGTTCTAAATCTGCCCTCAATGCCCTGAAAGATAGTTTAGAAACCACTCAAATTCAAATTATAAAAGATCAAGATACGTTAGATTTAGGACAAGGACATCAGTTAAAATTTCTGAGTGTTCCTACCCCGCGTTGGGTCGATGGTTTATGCACTTATGATCCGCAAACGCAAATTGTTTACACCGATAAATTTTTTGGGGCGCATTGTTGTGGTGAAGCCATTTTTGATGAGAATTGGAAACAACTGGATCAAGATCGTCGTTTCTATTTTGACTGTCTTCATGCAGCCCAAAGCAAACAATTAGAAACGGCTTTAGCGAAAATTACACCCCTTCCCAGCAAGATTTATGCTCCTGCTCATGGTAGCTTAATTAAATATAGCCTCAGTCGGTTTCGCTATGACTATCAGCAGTGGTGTCAAGAACAAAGCCAGCAAGAACTAAAAGTTGCCCTCCTCTATGCTTCAGCGTATGGGAATACCGCAATCATGGCAAGCGCGATCGCGCATGGCTTAATGCACTCAGGAGTTGCAGTAGAATCAATTAATTGTGAATTTGCCTCTTCTGAAGAAATTACCGAAGCGATTCAAACCTGTGATGGCTTTATTATTGGTTCGCCCACGTTAGGCGGTCATCCCCCTACCCAAATTCAAACCGCACTAGGAATCATCCTCGCCCATGCAACTAAAACCAAATTAGCTGGGGTGTTTGGGTCTTACGGCTGGAGTGGAGAAGCCATTGATATTTTAGAAAATAAACTGCGCGATGCCCATTACAGCTTTGGTTTTGAACCGATTCGCGTTCGCTTTAGTCCCACTGCTGCCATGTTAGAACAAGGGAAACAAGCAGGAAAAATCTTTACCCAAACCCTGAAAAAGACGAAAAAACTGCGGACTCCTCGCCAAGGGATTACCGAAACAAAAATTGATCGCACGGAACAAGCTGTGGGAAGAATTGTCGGGTCATTATGCGTTCTCACCACTTGTCAGAATCATCAGCATCGCGGAGTTTTAATCTCTTGGGTATCACAAGCAACGTTTAATCCGCCTGGTATCATGCTTGCCATTTCTCAAGAACAAAGTCATCAATTAATCGCTCAACCTGGGGATCAATTCGTGTTAAATATTCTCAAAGAAGGGCGAACGATCAGAAGACTTTTTTCAGAACAAGTTAGTCATTCTTTTGACTCAGTAACAACTCAAAGCGCAAGTAATGGCTGTTTAGTCATTGAAGAGGGTTTAGCGTATTTAGAATGTACCGTTCAAAACCGTTTAACCTTTGCGGAAACGCCCGCCCAACACAGCAGTGATCATATTTTATTGTATGCCACAGTTGATCGCGGGGAACTATTAGAAAACCAAGGGATGACGGCGATTCAGTATCGTAAATCGGGCAGTCATTATTAA
- the sppA gene encoding signal peptide peptidase SppA, with protein sequence MRNFFKQLVATLVGSFLGLVLFSIVGTTSLFVLLLLVGNRAQEPQLTSDSILVFDLSKPIQDTNPPLSFAESLLEDEVRPLTVQKVLDSLDKAETDNKIKGILLDGSKGQNATGYAVLKEIRQGLADFKASGKKVIAYDLTLSEREYYLASVADEIILNPLGNLEINGLRSEQTFFAGAFEKYGIGIQIVRVGEYKSAVEPFIRQDFSQENREQTTALLEDLWGEFLSSVGEARNISVADLQQIVDQEGLLLAKQAQELGLVDRIAHEDEVNKQLESLSGNAEEEEAFPNISIARYSEVKKEDAAETISDNKIAVLYAQGSIVNGEGALDNIGSDRVSQQIRKLREDEEVKAVVLRINSPGGSATASDVILRELKLTRDKKPVIISMGNVAASGGYWIALGGNRIFAQPNTITGSIGVFGVLPNIQEIANENGITWDDVATGDLAGLNTISRPKTEQELAVYQDVVDQIYDEFLAKVSTARDLPKEEVAKIAQGRVWSGEDAKEIGLVDELGGLESAIAHAAQASELGDDWELQQYPKTNLFEEQFLKRFTGNTRLTPSSDHIFNSRLDKLRAAWEEFRLLNDPNQAYARLPFEFWVE encoded by the coding sequence ATGCGTAATTTTTTTAAGCAACTTGTCGCTACCCTCGTGGGAAGTTTTCTCGGATTAGTTTTATTTTCTATTGTTGGAACAACCAGTTTATTTGTTCTCTTATTACTGGTAGGAAACCGAGCCCAAGAACCACAACTTACTTCTGATTCTATCCTCGTTTTTGATCTGTCTAAACCGATTCAAGATACGAATCCGCCTCTCAGTTTTGCTGAAAGTTTATTAGAAGATGAAGTTCGTCCTTTGACTGTACAAAAAGTTTTAGATTCCTTAGACAAAGCAGAAACAGATAATAAAATTAAAGGCATTTTACTCGATGGAAGCAAAGGACAAAATGCAACAGGTTATGCAGTGTTAAAAGAAATTCGTCAGGGATTGGCTGATTTTAAGGCGAGTGGGAAAAAGGTAATTGCTTATGATCTTACCTTAAGTGAAAGAGAATATTATCTTGCCTCAGTTGCGGATGAAATTATTTTAAATCCACTGGGAAATTTAGAAATTAATGGGTTACGGTCTGAACAAACGTTTTTTGCTGGTGCGTTTGAAAAATATGGGATTGGTATTCAGATTGTTCGCGTGGGAGAATATAAGTCAGCCGTTGAACCTTTTATTCGTCAAGATTTTAGTCAAGAAAATAGAGAACAAACAACCGCCCTTTTAGAGGATCTTTGGGGTGAATTTTTAAGCAGTGTTGGAGAAGCCAGAAATATCAGCGTTGCTGATTTACAACAAATTGTTGATCAAGAAGGATTGTTATTAGCAAAACAAGCGCAAGAATTGGGATTAGTGGATCGGATTGCTCATGAAGATGAGGTGAACAAACAACTGGAATCTTTAAGCGGAAATGCAGAAGAGGAAGAGGCTTTTCCCAATATTTCGATCGCGCGGTATAGTGAGGTCAAAAAAGAGGATGCAGCAGAAACCATTTCTGATAATAAAATAGCTGTTCTTTATGCCCAAGGCAGTATTGTTAATGGCGAAGGAGCGTTAGATAATATTGGCAGCGATCGCGTGAGTCAACAAATCCGAAAACTACGAGAAGATGAGGAGGTAAAAGCGGTTGTTTTACGCATTAATAGTCCTGGGGGAAGTGCAACCGCATCCGATGTCATTTTACGAGAATTAAAATTAACGCGAGACAAAAAACCCGTGATTATCTCTATGGGAAATGTTGCTGCATCAGGGGGGTATTGGATTGCTTTAGGAGGAAATCGGATTTTTGCCCAACCGAATACAATAACAGGTTCAATTGGTGTGTTTGGCGTGTTACCCAATATTCAAGAAATTGCTAATGAAAATGGTATTACATGGGATGATGTTGCAACAGGAGATTTAGCGGGATTAAATACCATTTCTCGCCCGAAAACTGAGCAAGAATTAGCAGTTTATCAAGATGTCGTTGATCAGATTTATGACGAGTTTTTGGCAAAAGTATCAACCGCTAGAGATCTCCCGAAAGAAGAAGTGGCAAAAATTGCACAAGGTCGCGTTTGGTCAGGAGAAGATGCAAAAGAGATCGGGTTAGTGGATGAATTAGGGGGTTTAGAAAGCGCGATCGCGCACGCAGCCCAAGCATCAGAATTAGGGGATGACTGGGAACTGCAACAATATCCAAAAACCAATCTTTTTGAGGAACAATTCTTAAAACGTTTCACAGGAAACACGCGCCTAACTCCCAGTTCAGATCACATCTTTAATAGCCGTTTAGACAAACTCCGTGCTGCCTGGGAAGAGTTTCGTCTCCTTAATGACCCCAACCAAGCCTATGCTCGCCTTCCCTTTGAATTTTGGGTAGAGTGA
- a CDS encoding phosphate-starvation-inducible PsiE family protein gives MQKLINSSPIPWHKSLNNSGVIQFLEFVQDLIIISLCIGLFSFMAIQLREMFVSLLPPLNFPRVTSDILFVLILVELFRLLIIYLQERRVSIGVAVEVSIVSVLREIIVKGILDIPWSQVLATCSFLLVLAVLLVVRVWLPPTFEGVDPEQKISERHKQRSVNVTNGNGH, from the coding sequence ATGCAAAAATTAATTAATTCTTCCCCAATTCCTTGGCATAAATCGCTCAATAACAGTGGAGTCATTCAATTTTTAGAATTTGTCCAAGACTTGATTATTATCTCTCTTTGTATTGGCTTATTTAGCTTTATGGCGATTCAGTTGCGGGAGATGTTTGTCTCTCTGCTACCGCCTTTAAATTTTCCAAGAGTGACATCTGATATTTTATTTGTCCTCATCTTAGTCGAACTGTTTCGCCTCCTCATTATTTACTTACAGGAAAGACGAGTTTCTATTGGCGTTGCTGTGGAAGTTTCCATTGTTTCAGTCTTAAGAGAAATCATTGTTAAAGGAATTCTCGATATTCCTTGGAGTCAAGTTTTAGCCACTTGTTCTTTCTTATTAGTGTTAGCTGTTTTATTAGTGGTTCGAGTTTGGCTACCGCCGACGTTTGAAGGGGTTGATCCAGAACAAAAAATATCGGAACGACACAAACAAAGATCTGTCAATGTGACAAATGGGAATGGTCATTAG
- a CDS encoding ABC transporter permease, with product MNWWRKLKKNSLARLGASLLLLFYLVVIAADFVAPYDPYTSQANGSLLPPTEIYWRNQQTQEWIGPHVYPTEQGPVNLETGERELNVNFNQPSPLRLFVSGSSYQILPIRIPFPPNFEPVELFSGWGVNRHLFGTTGSAKFHLLGTDEQGRDQFSRLVHGGRISLFIGLFGIAISFPLGMIFGGISGYFGGIIDAVVMRFVEVLMTIPTIYLLVALAAVLPASLTSSQRFLLIIVITSFVSWSGLARVIRGQVLSIKEREFVEAARALGGNSFYIIVRHVLPQTATYIIISATLAVPSFILAESVLSLIGLGIQQPDPSWGNLLSVATNASVLVLQPWLVWPPAIMIILTVLAFNLLGDGLRDALDPR from the coding sequence ATGAACTGGTGGCGCAAACTCAAAAAGAATTCCTTAGCCCGTTTAGGGGCTTCTCTTCTCCTGCTCTTTTATTTAGTCGTCATTGCTGCTGATTTTGTTGCGCCTTACGACCCCTATACCTCACAAGCCAATGGGTCTTTACTCCCTCCGACAGAAATTTATTGGCGTAATCAGCAAACCCAAGAATGGATCGGTCCTCATGTCTATCCCACTGAACAAGGGCCCGTTAATTTAGAGACGGGAGAACGGGAACTCAATGTTAATTTTAACCAGCCTTCACCCTTGCGGTTATTTGTTTCTGGATCTTCTTATCAGATCCTACCGATTCGGATTCCCTTTCCGCCAAATTTTGAACCAGTAGAACTGTTTTCAGGTTGGGGAGTTAACCGTCACCTATTTGGAACAACTGGCTCGGCTAAATTTCATCTTTTAGGAACAGATGAACAAGGGCGCGATCAATTTTCTCGTCTCGTTCATGGGGGAAGAATTAGTTTATTTATTGGCTTATTTGGCATTGCTATTTCTTTTCCCCTTGGGATGATTTTTGGCGGAATTTCGGGTTACTTTGGGGGCATCATTGATGCGGTTGTCATGCGCTTTGTGGAAGTGTTAATGACCATTCCCACCATTTATTTATTAGTCGCTCTCGCTGCTGTTTTACCCGCTAGTTTAACCAGTTCCCAACGGTTTTTACTAATTATTGTGATTACCTCTTTTGTTAGTTGGTCAGGGTTGGCGAGGGTCATTCGAGGACAAGTTTTATCAATTAAAGAACGAGAATTTGTCGAAGCAGCACGGGCGTTAGGGGGAAATTCATTTTATATTATTGTGCGTCATGTTTTACCTCAGACCGCCACTTATATTATTATTTCAGCTACCTTGGCTGTTCCCAGTTTTATCTTAGCAGAATCGGTTTTAAGTTTAATTGGCTTAGGGATTCAACAACCCGATCCCTCTTGGGGAAACTTACTCTCAGTTGCCACCAATGCTTCGGTCTTAGTGTTACAACCTTGGCTGGTCTGGCCCCCTGCAATTATGATCATTTTAACGGTTTTAGCCTTTAATTTACTCGGTGATGGTTTAAGAGATGCTCTCGATCCACGTTAG